A genomic window from Paucibacter sp. KCTC 42545 includes:
- a CDS encoding Mpo1-like protein, which produces MTPKEFTSFASFYPYYLGEHQNSTCRRLHFVGSAGVLSLLCFALITSQWHWLYGLPLLGYGFAWLGHFVFEKNKPATFRYPLYSLMGDWVMFKDMLVGKVKF; this is translated from the coding sequence GTGACGCCCAAAGAATTCACCAGCTTCGCGTCCTTCTACCCTTACTACCTGGGCGAGCACCAGAACAGCACCTGCCGGCGCCTGCATTTTGTGGGCAGTGCCGGCGTCTTGAGCTTGCTTTGTTTTGCCCTCATCACCTCGCAATGGCATTGGCTGTACGGTCTGCCGCTGCTGGGCTATGGCTTTGCCTGGTTGGGGCATTTTGTGTTTGAGAAAAACAAGCCCGCCACCTTCCGCTACCCGCTGTACAGCTTGATGGGAGACTGGGTGATGTTCAAGGACATGCTCGTCGGCAAGGTCAAGTTTTAG
- a CDS encoding SDR family oxidoreductase, translating into MQYFVTGATGFIGKRLVKKLLARRGSTVHFLLREESWDKLPDLLQFWGVAKNRVQPVKGDLCAKKLGVSVEDIKRLKGQIDHVYHLAAVYDLNADEEAQMSANIDGTRSMVEFAHAVEAGHVHHVSSIAAAGLYEGVFREDMFDEAEGLDHPYFKSKHESEKIVRKECKRPWTVYRPAMVVGDSKTGEMDKVDGPYYFFKLIQRLRQILPPWMPSIGLEGGRINIVPVDFVVNALDHISHQQRKTGACFHLVDPMGYRVGDVLDIFSRAAHAPKMNLFVNAALLGFIPKSVKKGLMALAPVRRIRNAVMKDLGLPDDLFTFINYPTRFDCRETEAALKGSGVACPNLHDYAWRLWDYWERHLDPALFIDRSLRGTVAGKVVLVTGGSSGIGLAAATKFAQAGAITLICARDEAKLAQAVQEIRAAAGADAQIHSYSADISNEQSCAGMMAWIAENFGGVDFLINNAGRSIRRAIEGSYDRFHDYERTMQLNYFGCLRVTMGLLPGMVAKKKGHVVNISSIGVLTNAPRFSAYVASKAALDAWTRCASSEYADLGITFTTINMPLVRTPMIAPTKIYNNVPTLSPEEAADMVADACISKPVRIATRLGITGELMHSLLPRVAQIVMNTSFRMFPDSDAAKGDGSGKSLKSQLSPEAIALQQMMKGIHF; encoded by the coding sequence ATGCAGTATTTCGTGACGGGAGCCACTGGCTTTATTGGCAAGCGGCTGGTGAAAAAACTGCTCGCGCGGCGCGGCAGTACGGTGCACTTTTTGCTGCGTGAAGAGAGCTGGGACAAGCTGCCCGACTTGCTGCAATTCTGGGGCGTTGCCAAGAACCGTGTGCAGCCGGTCAAGGGCGATTTGTGCGCTAAGAAGCTGGGTGTGTCTGTGGAGGACATCAAGCGCCTGAAGGGTCAGATCGACCATGTCTACCACCTCGCCGCCGTCTATGACTTGAATGCGGACGAGGAGGCGCAGATGAGCGCCAATATCGATGGCACGCGCAGCATGGTGGAGTTTGCCCATGCCGTGGAGGCCGGCCATGTGCACCATGTCTCCAGCATTGCCGCCGCCGGGCTCTACGAAGGCGTGTTCCGCGAGGATATGTTTGACGAGGCCGAAGGCCTGGATCATCCCTACTTCAAGTCCAAGCACGAGAGCGAGAAGATCGTTCGCAAGGAGTGCAAGCGCCCCTGGACGGTGTATCGGCCCGCCATGGTGGTGGGCGACTCCAAGACTGGGGAGATGGACAAGGTCGATGGCCCTTACTACTTCTTCAAGCTGATTCAGCGCCTGCGCCAGATCCTGCCGCCCTGGATGCCCTCGATTGGTTTGGAAGGTGGCCGCATCAATATCGTGCCGGTTGATTTCGTCGTTAATGCGCTGGATCACATCAGCCACCAGCAGCGCAAGACGGGCGCTTGCTTCCATTTGGTCGACCCGATGGGCTACCGCGTCGGTGATGTGCTGGACATCTTTTCGCGCGCCGCCCATGCGCCCAAGATGAATCTCTTCGTCAATGCGGCGCTGCTGGGCTTTATTCCAAAGAGCGTGAAGAAGGGCTTGATGGCCTTGGCACCGGTGCGGCGCATCCGCAATGCGGTGATGAAGGATCTGGGCCTGCCGGATGATTTGTTCACCTTCATCAACTACCCGACCCGTTTTGACTGCCGCGAGACCGAAGCCGCGTTAAAGGGATCGGGCGTGGCCTGTCCGAACTTGCACGATTACGCCTGGCGTTTGTGGGATTACTGGGAGCGTCATCTGGACCCAGCCCTCTTCATCGATCGCAGCCTGCGCGGTACGGTGGCGGGCAAGGTGGTGCTGGTCACTGGAGGCTCCTCGGGCATTGGCTTGGCGGCTGCGACCAAGTTCGCCCAGGCCGGTGCGATCACCCTGATTTGTGCGCGTGACGAGGCCAAGCTGGCACAGGCCGTCCAAGAGATCCGCGCGGCCGCTGGTGCTGACGCACAGATACACAGTTACTCCGCCGACATTTCCAACGAGCAAAGCTGCGCCGGCATGATGGCCTGGATTGCCGAGAACTTTGGCGGGGTGGACTTCCTGATCAACAACGCCGGCCGCTCCATCCGCCGCGCCATCGAGGGTAGCTATGACCGCTTCCACGACTATGAACGCACCATGCAGCTGAATTACTTCGGCTGCCTGCGCGTGACCATGGGCCTGCTGCCTGGCATGGTGGCCAAGAAGAAGGGACATGTGGTCAATATCTCCAGCATCGGCGTGCTGACCAATGCGCCGCGCTTCTCGGCCTATGTGGCCAGCAAGGCGGCGCTGGACGCTTGGACGCGCTGCGCCTCAAGTGAATATGCCGACCTGGGCATCACCTTCACCACCATCAATATGCCCTTGGTGCGCACGCCCATGATCGCGCCGACCAAGATCTACAACAATGTGCCAACGCTGAGCCCCGAGGAGGCCGCCGATATGGTGGCCGATGCCTGCATCAGCAAGCCGGTGCGCATTGCCACCCGCTTAGGGATTACCGGCGAGTTGATGCATTCGCTGCTGCCGCGCGTGGCGCAAATCGTCATGAACACCAGCTTCCGCATGTTCCCGGACAGCGATGCGGCCAAGGGCGATGGTTCGGGCAAGAGCCTCAAGTCCCAGCTCTCGCCCGAGGCGATTGCCTTGCAGCAGATGATGAAGGGGATTCATTTTTGA
- a CDS encoding phasin family protein translates to MVKKLQKMAAKKNAAASSTFGGAIPAGLLDSQLAQHIKDSAQQIWAAGLGAFSKAQGEGGKVFEALVKEGIHLQKKTQSAAEEKIGAMASKMTGMADDVGSKAGQHWDKLESIFEERVARALKRLGVPSAKEVNELVERLNELSDALGVAPKAKAKPAAKADKASKVVKTAVKPAAKAATKAVKTAVAAAPKAVKPAAKPVAKAPAKVAAVKAPVKAAAKPAAKAAPKVVAKKAAAPAAAAKPVEAKAPAAKRVAKKVAAAPVAAAPASTEAAAA, encoded by the coding sequence ATGGTCAAGAAGCTTCAGAAAATGGCAGCCAAGAAAAACGCCGCCGCGAGCAGCACCTTCGGTGGCGCGATCCCGGCCGGACTGTTGGACAGCCAACTTGCCCAGCACATCAAGGACTCGGCCCAGCAAATCTGGGCAGCAGGTCTGGGCGCCTTTTCCAAGGCGCAAGGCGAAGGCGGCAAGGTGTTTGAAGCCCTGGTGAAAGAAGGCATCCACTTGCAAAAGAAGACCCAAAGCGCCGCCGAAGAAAAGATCGGTGCCATGGCCAGCAAGATGACCGGCATGGCCGACGATGTGGGCAGCAAGGCTGGCCAACATTGGGACAAGCTGGAATCCATCTTCGAAGAGCGCGTGGCTCGCGCCTTGAAGCGCCTGGGCGTGCCCTCGGCCAAGGAGGTGAATGAATTGGTGGAGCGCCTCAATGAGTTGAGCGACGCCCTGGGCGTGGCACCGAAAGCCAAGGCCAAGCCCGCAGCCAAAGCCGACAAGGCCAGCAAGGTCGTGAAGACAGCCGTCAAGCCCGCCGCAAAAGCTGCGACCAAGGCCGTGAAGACCGCCGTGGCTGCTGCGCCCAAGGCCGTTAAGCCTGCCGCCAAACCCGTTGCTAAGGCCCCCGCCAAAGTGGCCGCTGTGAAGGCGCCGGTCAAGGCCGCCGCCAAGCCGGCCGCCAAAGCTGCCCCCAAGGTCGTCGCCAAAAAGGCAGCCGCGCCAGCAGCAGCAGCCAAGCCAGTTGAAGCCAAGGCCCCGGCCGCCAAGCGCGTTGCCAAGAAGGTCGCGGCAGCCCCAGTCGCTGCAGCTCCGGCCAGCACCGAAGCCGCCGCAGCTTGA